CGAGCCTCGCCGCCTTCGACGAGCACCTCCGCCGGCCGGGGAAATGAATTGTACTCCGACGCCATCACCATGCCGTAGGCCCCCGCGCTGAAGACGGCCAGCAAAGCCCCGCGAGCGACGGGCGGCAGATGGCGATCCTTCGCAAGAAAATCCGTCGACTCGCAGATCGGACCGACCACGTCCACCACCTCCGTGCCGGGCATCCTCTCATCGCGGCTGCGCCGGCGCGGCACGAAGTCCGGCCCCGGCTCGACCGGCCAGACGTGATGGTACGAGCCGTACAGCGCCGGCCGGATGAGGTGGTGCATCCCCGAATCGCACAGGAGAAACTTACGGTCGCCGCCCTCCTTCACGTACTGGACCTGAGTGACGAGGATGCCGGCGCTGGCGGTGATGAATCGGCCGGGCTCCATGACGATCTCCAGACCCGCGCCTTGGAGCATCGGCACCAGCGCGCGGCCGAAGGCGTCGGCATCGAGGGCCTCGCCGCCTTCGTAATGGGCGCCGAACCCGCCGCCGATGTCCAGCGACGTCACCTCGAGGCCCGCTCCGCGCAGCCGGCAGACGAGGCCGAGCACTTTCTCGACGGCCTCGACGTACGGATCGACGGAGAGGATCTGCGATCCGATGTGGATGTGGATGCCGGCGAGGGCCACGTGCCGGGCGCCGGGCGAACCGGCAAACGCGCGGAAGACGCGTTCCGCCCGCTCCAGGTCCACGCCGAATTTCGTCTCCCGTTTGCCCGTCGTGACGTAGCGGTGGGTTTTCGGGTCCACGTCGGGATTGACTCGGAGGGCGGCCCGGGCGGTCCGTCCGGTTTCCTCCGCGAGGCGCGCCAGGTTCGCGAGTTCCGCCTCGCTCTCGACGTTCAAGAGGTGAATGCCTTGCTCGAGGGCGTATCGGATCTCCTCATCGGTCTTGGCGACGCCGGCAAAGCACGAGCGCCCCGGGTCGCCGCCCGCCTGGATGACGCGGTAAAGTTCCCCGCCCGAGACCAGGTCGAACCCGCTCCCCTCCTCCGCCAGAAGGCGCAG
The nucleotide sequence above comes from Planctomycetota bacterium. Encoded proteins:
- the lysA gene encoding diaminopimelate decarboxylase; translated protein: MDRFEYREGGLWCEDAAVADLAGRFGTPLYVYSAATLRDHYRKLARAFAALEPLICFSVKVCSNTHILRLLAEEGSGFDLVSGGELYRVIQAGGDPGRSCFAGVAKTDEEIRYALEQGIHLLNVESEAELANLARLAEETGRTARAALRVNPDVDPKTHRYVTTGKRETKFGVDLERAERVFRAFAGSPGARHVALAGIHIHIGSQILSVDPYVEAVEKVLGLVCRLRGAGLEVTSLDIGGGFGAHYEGGEALDADAFGRALVPMLQGAGLEIVMEPGRFITASAGILVTQVQYVKEGGDRKFLLCDSGMHHLIRPALYGSYHHVWPVEPGPDFVPRRRSRDERMPGTEVVDVVGPICESTDFLAKDRHLPPVARGALLAVFSAGAYGMVMASEYNSFPRPAEVLVEGGEARLIRRRGTYDDLVAPEKNLSD